The Neomonachus schauinslandi chromosome 11, ASM220157v2, whole genome shotgun sequence genome contains a region encoding:
- the TMEM80 gene encoding transmembrane protein 80: MAAARRGRASSAVLSSVSLQVLFCLSGAYYALYFLATLLMITYKSQVFSYPHPYLVLDLTLLLLMGILEVTRLYLGTKGNLMEAEVPLAISLVLTAGGALLSTYFLLWQTLVLRADSILSATLLALHGLEAILQLVAIAAFVS; encoded by the exons ATGGCTGCCGCACGGCGAG GGAGAGCTTCCTCCGCGGTG CTCTCGTCCGTCTCTCTGCAAGTGCTGTTCTGCCTGAGTGGGGCATATTACGCCCTGTATTTCCTAGCTACACTCCTGATGATTACGTATAAAA GTCAGGTTTTCAGTTATCCTCATCCTTACCTGGTCCTCGACCTGACTCTGCTGCTTCTGATGGGGATTCTGGAAGTGACTCGGTTATATCTTG GCACCAAGGGCAACCTGATGGAGGCCGAGGTGCCGCTGGCCATCAGCCTGGTCCTCACAGCAGGGGGTGCCCTGCTGTCCACCTACTTCCTGCTCTGGCAGACCCTGGTGCTGCGGGCAGACTCCATCCTCAGTGCCACACTCCTGGCACTCCATGGCCTGGAGGCCATCCTACAGCTGGTGGCCATTGCTGCCTTCGTCAGCTAG
- the EPS8L2 gene encoding epidermal growth factor receptor kinase substrate 8-like protein 2 isoform X2 produces MSQLGSVSCCPGAANGSLGRSDSVAKMSAKDLFEQRKKYSNSNIIMHETSQYHVQHLATFIMDKSEAIVSVDDAIRKLVQLSSKEKVWTQEMLLQVNDQSLRLLDVESQEELENFPLPTVRHSQTVLNQLRYPSVLLLVCQDSEQSKPDIHFFHCDEVEVRGAAAGRAPVCLRLPDTRCPQAELVHEDVESALADCRLGKKLRPQTLKGHQEKIRQRQSVLPAPKGPAPIPFQHYGSDSPSAKNRVGPPMPLTEPSFRRRESQDEEPRAVLAQKIEKETQILNCALDDIEWFVARLQKAAEAFKQLNQRKKGKKKGKKGPAEGVLTLRARPPSEAQFIDCFQKIKLAINLLAKLQKHIQNPSAAELVHFLFGPLDLIVSTCGGPDIARSVSSPLLSREAVGFLRGHLVPKEMTLWDSLGETWTRPRSEWPREPQVPLYVPKFHSGWEPPLDVLQEAPWEVEGLVSAPDDEPTPANRPSFRNSPKHSLVSEPTAPPPGDPLPQVSSPHAHRGYEPGPAMAKYVRILYDFTARNANELSVLKDEVLEVLEDGHQWWKLRNRSGQAGYVPCNILDETRLEDAPQERASLKYWGPASPTHKLPPSFAGNKDGERRSARA; encoded by the exons ATGAGCCAGTTGGGGTCTGTGAGCTGCTGCCCAGGTGCTGCCAA tgGCAGCCTGGGCCGGTCTGACAGTGTGGCCAAGATGAGTGCCAAGGACCTGTTTG AACAGAGGAAGAAGTACTCCAACTCCAACATCATCATGCATGAGACCTCCCAGTACCACGTCCAG CACCTGGCCACGTTCATCATGGACAAGAGTGAGGCCATTGTGTCCGTGGATGACGCCATCCGGAAACTGGTGCAGCTGAGCTCCAAGGAGAAGGTGTGGACGCAGGAGATGCTGCTGCAAGTCAATGACCAGTCTCTGCGGCTGCTGGATGTGGAGTCCCAG GAGGAACTGGAGAACTTCCCGCTGCCCACCGTGCGGCACAGCCAGACCGTGCTGAACCAGCTGCGGTACCCCTCCGTACTGCTGCTCGTGTGCCAGGACTCGGAGCAGAGCAAACCCGACATCCACTTCTTCCACTGCGACGAGGTGGAGGTGAGAGGGGCGGCGGCTGGGAGGGCCCCGGTGTGCCTGCGCCTGCCTGATACCCGGTGCCCCCAGGCGGAGCTGGTGCACGAGGACGTCGAGAGCGCGCTGGCCGACTGCCGTCTAGGGAAGAAGCTGAGGCCACAGACCCTGAA GGGCCACCAGGAGAAGATCCGGCAGCGGCAGTCCGTCCTGCCCGCTCCCAAGGGCCCAGCCCCCATCCCCTTCCAGCACTACGGCAGTGACTCCCCGTCCGCCAAGAATCGAGTGGGCCCGCCGATGCCACTCACGGAGCCAA GCTTCCGCCGTCGGGAGTCGCAGGATGAGGAGCCACGCGCTGTGCTGGCTCAGAAGATAGAAAAGGAAACG CAAATCCTCAACTGTGCCCTGGACGACATTGAGTGGTTCGTGGCTCGGCTGCAGAAGGCGGCAGAAGCTTTCAAACAGCTGAACCAGCgcaagaaggggaagaagaaagggaagaaggggccAGCAG AGGGTGTCCTTACACTGCGTGCACGGCCCCCCTCTGAGGCCCAGTTCATCGACTGTTTTCAGAAAATCAAGCTGGCTATCAACCTGCTG gccaagCTGCAGAAGCACATTCAGAACCCCAGCGCTGCAGAACTCGTGCACTTCCTCTTTGGACCTCTAGACCtg ATCGTCAGCACCTGTGGGGGCCCAGACATCGCACGCTCCGTGTCCAGCCCCCTGCTTTCCCGCGAGGCCGTGGGCTTCCTGCGAGGCCACCTAGTCCCCAAGGAGATGACGCTGTGGGATTCGCTGGGGGAGACATGGACACGCCCCCG TTCTGAGTGGCCCCGGGAGCCGCAGGTGCCCCTCTACGTGCCCAAGTTCCACAGTGGCTGGGAGCCACCCCTGGACGTGCTGCAGGAGGCTCCCTGGGAAGTGGAGGGGCTGGTGTCTGCCCCCGACGATGAG CCGACTCCAGCGAACCGACCATCCTTTCGAAACTCCCCCAAACACAGCCTTGTATCTGAGCCCACAGCTCCACCTCCAGGAGACCCTCTCCCCCAAGTCAGCTCCCCGCATGCTCACAG GGGCTACGAACCTGGGCCAGCCATGGCCAAGTACGTCAGGATCCTCTATGACTTCACAGCCCGCAACGCCAACGAGCTGTCGGTGCTCAAGGATGAGGTCCTGGAG GTGCTCGAAGATGGCCACCAGTGGTGGAAGCTTCGCAATCGCAGTGGCCAGGCAGGCTACGTGCCCTGCAACATCCTGGATGAGACTCGGCTGGAGGACGCACCCCAGGAGCGG gccAGTCTGAAATATTGGGGTCCTGCCAGCCCCACCCACAAGCTGCCCCCAAGCTTCGCAGGGAACAAAGACGGTGAGAGGCGCTCTGCCAGGGCATGA
- the EPS8L2 gene encoding epidermal growth factor receptor kinase substrate 8-like protein 2 isoform X1, translating into MSQLGSVSCCPGAANGSLGRSDSVAKMSAKDLFEQRKKYSNSNIIMHETSQYHVQHLATFIMDKSEAIVSVDDAIRKLVQLSSKEKVWTQEMLLQVNDQSLRLLDVESQEELENFPLPTVRHSQTVLNQLRYPSVLLLVCQDSEQSKPDIHFFHCDEVEVRGAAAGRAPVCLRLPDTRCPQAELVHEDVESALADCRLGKKLRPQTLKGHQEKIRQRQSVLPAPKGPAPIPFQHYGSDSPSAKNRVGPPMPLTEPSFRRRESQDEEPRAVLAQKIEKETQILNCALDDIEWFVARLQKAAEAFKQLNQRKKGKKKGKKGPAEGVLTLRARPPSEAQFIDCFQKIKLAINLLAKLQKHIQNPSAAELVHFLFGPLDLIVSTCGGPDIARSVSSPLLSREAVGFLRGHLVPKEMTLWDSLGETWTRPRSEWPREPQVPLYVPKFHSGWEPPLDVLQEAPWEVEGLVSAPDDEPTPANRPSFRNSPKHSLVSEPTAPPPGDPLPQVSSPHAHRGYEPGPAMAKYVRILYDFTARNANELSVLKDEVLEVLEDGHQWWKLRNRSGQAGYVPCNILDETRLEDAPQERASLKYWGPASPTHKLPPSFAGNKDELIHHMDEVNDELIRKISHIKAQPQRHFRVERSQPVGLPLT; encoded by the exons ATGAGCCAGTTGGGGTCTGTGAGCTGCTGCCCAGGTGCTGCCAA tgGCAGCCTGGGCCGGTCTGACAGTGTGGCCAAGATGAGTGCCAAGGACCTGTTTG AACAGAGGAAGAAGTACTCCAACTCCAACATCATCATGCATGAGACCTCCCAGTACCACGTCCAG CACCTGGCCACGTTCATCATGGACAAGAGTGAGGCCATTGTGTCCGTGGATGACGCCATCCGGAAACTGGTGCAGCTGAGCTCCAAGGAGAAGGTGTGGACGCAGGAGATGCTGCTGCAAGTCAATGACCAGTCTCTGCGGCTGCTGGATGTGGAGTCCCAG GAGGAACTGGAGAACTTCCCGCTGCCCACCGTGCGGCACAGCCAGACCGTGCTGAACCAGCTGCGGTACCCCTCCGTACTGCTGCTCGTGTGCCAGGACTCGGAGCAGAGCAAACCCGACATCCACTTCTTCCACTGCGACGAGGTGGAGGTGAGAGGGGCGGCGGCTGGGAGGGCCCCGGTGTGCCTGCGCCTGCCTGATACCCGGTGCCCCCAGGCGGAGCTGGTGCACGAGGACGTCGAGAGCGCGCTGGCCGACTGCCGTCTAGGGAAGAAGCTGAGGCCACAGACCCTGAA GGGCCACCAGGAGAAGATCCGGCAGCGGCAGTCCGTCCTGCCCGCTCCCAAGGGCCCAGCCCCCATCCCCTTCCAGCACTACGGCAGTGACTCCCCGTCCGCCAAGAATCGAGTGGGCCCGCCGATGCCACTCACGGAGCCAA GCTTCCGCCGTCGGGAGTCGCAGGATGAGGAGCCACGCGCTGTGCTGGCTCAGAAGATAGAAAAGGAAACG CAAATCCTCAACTGTGCCCTGGACGACATTGAGTGGTTCGTGGCTCGGCTGCAGAAGGCGGCAGAAGCTTTCAAACAGCTGAACCAGCgcaagaaggggaagaagaaagggaagaaggggccAGCAG AGGGTGTCCTTACACTGCGTGCACGGCCCCCCTCTGAGGCCCAGTTCATCGACTGTTTTCAGAAAATCAAGCTGGCTATCAACCTGCTG gccaagCTGCAGAAGCACATTCAGAACCCCAGCGCTGCAGAACTCGTGCACTTCCTCTTTGGACCTCTAGACCtg ATCGTCAGCACCTGTGGGGGCCCAGACATCGCACGCTCCGTGTCCAGCCCCCTGCTTTCCCGCGAGGCCGTGGGCTTCCTGCGAGGCCACCTAGTCCCCAAGGAGATGACGCTGTGGGATTCGCTGGGGGAGACATGGACACGCCCCCG TTCTGAGTGGCCCCGGGAGCCGCAGGTGCCCCTCTACGTGCCCAAGTTCCACAGTGGCTGGGAGCCACCCCTGGACGTGCTGCAGGAGGCTCCCTGGGAAGTGGAGGGGCTGGTGTCTGCCCCCGACGATGAG CCGACTCCAGCGAACCGACCATCCTTTCGAAACTCCCCCAAACACAGCCTTGTATCTGAGCCCACAGCTCCACCTCCAGGAGACCCTCTCCCCCAAGTCAGCTCCCCGCATGCTCACAG GGGCTACGAACCTGGGCCAGCCATGGCCAAGTACGTCAGGATCCTCTATGACTTCACAGCCCGCAACGCCAACGAGCTGTCGGTGCTCAAGGATGAGGTCCTGGAG GTGCTCGAAGATGGCCACCAGTGGTGGAAGCTTCGCAATCGCAGTGGCCAGGCAGGCTACGTGCCCTGCAACATCCTGGATGAGACTCGGCTGGAGGACGCACCCCAGGAGCGG gccAGTCTGAAATATTGGGGTCCTGCCAGCCCCACCCACAAGCTGCCCCCAAGCTTCGCAGGGAACAAAGACG AGCTCATCCACCACATGGATGAGGTCAACGACGAGCTCATCAGGAAGATCAGCCACATCAAGGCGCAGCCGCAGCGGCACTTCCGCGTGGAGCGCAGCCAGCCGGTGGGCCTGCCGCTCACCTAA